One Acetobacter ghanensis DNA window includes the following coding sequences:
- a CDS encoding DUF2312 domain-containing protein, which yields MDGEQEDAAVGGIAADRLRSIIERVERLEEERKALAGDIKDIFTEAKSAGFDVKVIRQIIRLRKQEPSEVEEQETLLDIYRRALGM from the coding sequence ATGGATGGCGAACAAGAGGACGCAGCAGTAGGCGGCATTGCCGCAGACCGTCTGAGAAGCATTATCGAACGGGTTGAACGGCTGGAAGAAGAGCGTAAGGCGCTGGCCGGTGACATTAAAGACATTTTTACCGAGGCCAAATCAGCCGGGTTTGATGTAAAGGTCATTCGTCAGATTATTCGTCTGCGCAAGCAGGAACCGTCGGAAGTGGAAGAGCAGGAAACCCTGCTGGACATCTACCGCCGTGCTCTGGGCATGTAA